In Gammaproteobacteria bacterium, one DNA window encodes the following:
- the uvrA gene encoding excision nuclease subunit A, translating to MDTLRIRGARTHNLRNIDLDLPRDRFIVITGLSGSGKSSLAFDTLYAEGQRRYVESLSSYARQFLSMMEKPDVDHIEGLSPAISIEQKSTSHNPRSTVGTVTEIYDYLRLLYARAGIPRCPVHGIDLSAQTISQMVDQVLTLPEGTRLMLLAPVIRGRKGEHQGVFDNLRTQGFVRVRIDGVVTELDAVPALDKNRKHDIEVVADRWRVRADLSLRLAESFETALRLSDGIARVAFMDDPTIEELVFSARFACPECGYSLSELEPRLFSFNSPVGACQICDGLGVKQFFDAAKVVGHPERSLAEGAVSGWDQRNAWSFQFLQGLARHYRFNLDTPWERLPQTIRDRVLQGSGEEPIAFEYFGERGGYSTRTHPFEGVVPNLERRYKETESGAVRDELSHYLSIHPCPDCAGARLRESARNVFVAGENLPAVTALPVGEALTLFTELRLPGRRGEVATRIVKEIAERLRFLVNVGLDYLTLDRSADTLSGGEAQRIRLASQIGAGLVGVMYILDEPSIGLHQRDNARLLDTLFQLRDLGNTVIVVEHDEDAIRHADYVVDIGPGAGVHGGRIVAQGTPAEVAATPDSLTGQYLSGRRRIPIAARHVSPDDEHWIKLRGATGNNLKNLDIAIPLGLLTCVTGVSGSGKSTLIIDTLYCLTARTLNGAALDPAPFREVSGLEHLDKVIDINQSPIGRTPRSNPATYTGLLTPIRELYAGTHEARSRGYTPGRFSFNVKGGRCESCQGDGLIKVEMHFLADLYVTCDVCQGRRYNRETLEIHYKGKNIHEVLDMTVEEARVFFDPVPMVARKLQTLMEVGLGYIKLGQAATTLSGGEAQRVKLAKELSRRDTGRTLYILDEPTTGLHFYDIEQLLTVLTRLRDHGNTVVVIEHNLDVIKTADWVIDLGPEGGHRGGELVVAGTPEQIAGCSYSHTARFLKPILER from the coding sequence ATGGATACCCTGCGTATTCGCGGCGCCCGCACGCACAATCTCCGCAATATCGACCTGGATCTGCCACGCGATCGATTCATTGTTATCACCGGATTGTCGGGGTCGGGCAAGTCATCATTGGCCTTTGATACCCTTTATGCCGAGGGACAACGCCGTTATGTAGAATCCCTTTCCTCATACGCTCGACAGTTTCTATCGATGATGGAAAAGCCGGATGTAGACCATATTGAGGGATTATCACCCGCGATCTCTATCGAGCAAAAATCGACCTCCCACAATCCTCGTTCTACGGTGGGTACGGTTACGGAGATCTACGATTACCTGCGTCTGCTCTATGCCCGTGCGGGTATTCCGCGTTGTCCGGTTCACGGGATCGATCTCTCGGCCCAAACTATTAGCCAAATGGTCGATCAGGTTCTCACGCTGCCCGAGGGTACGCGATTAATGCTGCTTGCCCCGGTAATACGGGGACGCAAAGGGGAGCATCAGGGCGTCTTTGATAATTTGCGCACCCAAGGTTTTGTTCGAGTACGTATCGATGGCGTAGTAACCGAACTCGACGCAGTACCCGCCCTAGATAAAAATCGTAAGCATGATATCGAGGTAGTGGCCGACCGCTGGCGGGTTCGCGCAGATTTATCGCTACGTTTGGCAGAATCGTTCGAAACCGCGCTCCGATTGTCGGATGGGATCGCACGGGTGGCCTTTATGGATGACCCCACCATCGAAGAATTGGTCTTTTCGGCCCGTTTCGCTTGTCCAGAGTGTGGCTACAGCCTCTCGGAATTAGAACCACGCTTATTTTCCTTTAACAGTCCGGTGGGGGCGTGCCAGATTTGCGATGGTTTAGGAGTAAAACAGTTTTTCGACGCGGCCAAGGTGGTGGGTCATCCCGAGCGCAGTCTTGCGGAGGGCGCCGTATCCGGTTGGGACCAGCGCAATGCCTGGTCTTTCCAATTCTTACAAGGATTGGCGCGTCACTATCGATTCAATCTTGATACCCCATGGGAACGATTGCCCCAAACCATCCGCGATCGGGTACTTCAGGGTAGTGGCGAAGAGCCAATTGCCTTTGAATACTTTGGCGAACGTGGTGGCTATTCTACACGTACTCACCCCTTTGAAGGAGTCGTGCCTAATCTGGAACGGCGCTACAAGGAAACAGAATCAGGGGCGGTACGAGATGAGTTATCCCACTACCTCTCGATCCATCCCTGTCCAGATTGTGCTGGGGCACGTTTGCGGGAATCGGCGCGTAATGTTTTTGTCGCGGGAGAAAATCTACCGGCGGTCACGGCATTACCGGTGGGAGAGGCGTTAACCCTTTTTACTGAGCTGCGCCTACCGGGTCGGCGTGGTGAGGTCGCCACCCGAATTGTCAAGGAGATTGCCGAACGTTTACGTTTTCTGGTCAACGTTGGGCTCGATTATTTGACCCTTGACCGGAGTGCCGATACCCTTTCTGGTGGTGAGGCCCAACGCATTCGTCTGGCAAGTCAGATCGGGGCAGGATTAGTCGGTGTGATGTACATCCTGGACGAACCCTCAATTGGTCTCCATCAGCGCGACAATGCGCGTTTGCTCGATACGCTGTTTCAATTGCGCGACCTCGGCAATACCGTAATTGTGGTGGAGCACGATGAGGATGCCATTCGTCACGCCGATTACGTGGTGGATATTGGTCCTGGGGCTGGGGTCCACGGTGGACGCATTGTTGCTCAGGGAACACCCGCCGAGGTTGCCGCAACACCTGATTCTCTTACTGGCCAATATCTCTCCGGCCGGCGTCGTATTCCCATTGCCGCGCGTCACGTCTCCCCTGATGATGAACATTGGATCAAACTGCGGGGGGCGACGGGTAATAATCTGAAGAATCTGGACATTGCCATCCCCCTTGGGCTACTTACCTGCGTCACTGGGGTCTCGGGGTCTGGAAAATCTACGCTGATTATTGATACCCTGTATTGTCTCACAGCGCGGACATTAAACGGCGCGGCACTGGACCCTGCGCCATTTCGGGAGGTGAGCGGATTAGAGCACCTAGACAAGGTCATAGATATCAACCAAAGCCCAATTGGTCGTACCCCACGCTCTAATCCTGCCACGTATACCGGTCTACTCACCCCCATTCGCGAACTCTATGCCGGTACCCACGAAGCCCGCTCCCGAGGGTATACGCCGGGGCGTTTCTCGTTCAACGTCAAGGGGGGGCGTTGCGAATCCTGTCAAGGGGATGGGCTCATCAAGGTAGAGATGCATTTCCTAGCCGATCTCTACGTTACTTGCGATGTCTGCCAAGGTCGTCGCTATAATCGCGAGACCCTGGAGATTCACTACAAGGGAAAAAATATCCACGAGGTGTTGGATATGACGGTAGAAGAGGCGCGTGTATTTTTCGATCCGGTGCCGATGGTGGCGCGCAAACTTCAAACCTTGATGGAGGTAGGGCTTGGTTATATCAAATTGGGTCAAGCCGCGACAACTCTTTCTGGTGGCGAGGCCCAGCGGGTCAAATTAGCCAAGGAATTATCGCGACGTGATACGGGTCGTACCCTCTATATTCTGGACGAACCCACCACTGGGTTACATTTCTACGATATCGAACAACTGTTAACGGTGCTTACTCGTCTACGTGATCATGGTAATACGGTCGTGGTCATCGAACACAATTTGGATGTCATCAAGACCGCCGATTGGGTTATTGATCTTGGCCCCGAAGGGGGGCATCGTGGCGGTGAATTAGTAGTGGCCGGGACACCGGAACAAATCGCCGGCTGCTCATATTCCCATACAGCACGCTTTCTTAAACCAATATTGGAGCGATAG
- a CDS encoding hypothetical protein (Evidence 5 : Unknown function) produces MKEYIPDTSRLPFSPSVLLNITIRTLCLLIAPSHQAPEPSLSQAGEDLATSPGAHLVGGDACTRPLPEAVGSWISTIRFVSNDEHVSILIHNMPMNDADRCGRPRDHLAMLVEGINARVQALDAELARRAQHA; encoded by the coding sequence ATGAAAGAGTACATACCTGACACCAGTCGATTACCCTTCAGTCCATCGGTTTTGCTGAATATCACCATTCGAACGCTGTGTCTATTGATAGCGCCATCGCACCAGGCACCTGAACCCTCGCTGTCCCAGGCAGGAGAGGATCTGGCGACCTCACCGGGCGCGCATCTTGTTGGTGGAGACGCATGTACTCGGCCGCTGCCGGAGGCGGTCGGATCGTGGATTTCAACAATCCGCTTCGTTTCCAATGATGAGCATGTGTCCATTCTGATCCACAACATGCCAATGAACGATGCCGACCGCTGTGGACGACCACGGGATCACCTGGCGATGCTCGTAGAGGGGATTAATGCCCGAGTACAGGCACTTGATGCTGAGCTAGCCCGTCGTGCCCAGCATGCATGA
- the lpxK gene encoding Tetraacyldisaccharide 4'-kinase: protein MAFAEQLAQAVWYEGHHLGWILRPLGGLYCIVVATRRQGYRRGWFSSTRLPVPVIIVGNITVGGTGKTPLVLWVVEFLTAHGWRPGIVSRGYGGRIGDIPREVELNDDPGEVGDEPLLLARRAGVPVAVCRSRAKAGELLYTRHGCDCLIADDGLQHYALARDLEIAVTDRSRGLGNSCCLPAGPLRESLGRLAQIPLRVANGPPDPGEYAMTLHPGNARSLTEEIAIRPLTNFLDTPVHAVAGIGYPARFFSTLRAVGLSVIAHPFPDHHPFRPEDLAFGDHLPILMTEKDAVKCLAFGGIGQWYVPVEAQLSPEFGTRLLAFMVNFQNSTRHSPVPHNPYSALP, encoded by the coding sequence ATGGCCTTTGCAGAACAATTGGCGCAGGCGGTTTGGTATGAAGGGCATCATTTGGGATGGATTCTACGTCCGCTGGGGGGCCTCTATTGCATAGTGGTCGCAACACGGCGCCAGGGTTATCGGCGTGGTTGGTTTTCATCCACACGATTACCGGTACCGGTAATCATCGTAGGAAACATTACGGTGGGAGGGACTGGTAAGACGCCATTGGTGTTATGGGTCGTCGAATTTCTTACAGCCCACGGATGGCGACCGGGTATTGTTAGTCGTGGATATGGTGGGAGGATTGGTGATATACCACGAGAGGTAGAACTCAATGACGACCCTGGAGAAGTTGGCGACGAACCACTTTTATTGGCTCGTCGAGCGGGTGTACCCGTTGCGGTATGCCGATCACGAGCCAAGGCCGGTGAACTGTTGTATACCCGTCATGGTTGTGATTGTCTAATCGCCGACGATGGTCTGCAGCACTATGCCCTAGCAAGAGACCTAGAGATTGCAGTAACCGATCGTAGTCGCGGATTGGGAAATAGTTGTTGTTTACCTGCGGGGCCACTACGCGAATCCCTTGGACGGCTCGCACAGATACCACTACGAGTCGCCAACGGTCCACCTGATCCTGGCGAATATGCGATGACGCTCCACCCCGGCAATGCTCGATCTCTTACCGAGGAGATCGCCATTCGCCCTCTCACCAATTTTCTGGATACCCCGGTTCACGCCGTGGCGGGCATTGGTTATCCGGCACGCTTCTTTTCCACCCTACGTGCGGTGGGGCTCAGCGTAATTGCCCATCCATTTCCCGATCACCATCCGTTTCGCCCGGAGGATCTAGCCTTTGGCGACCACCTACCAATATTGATGACCGAAAAAGACGCCGTCAAATGTCTTGCCTTTGGGGGAATTGGACAGTGGTACGTACCCGTAGAGGCACAGCTTTCTCCTGAATTCGGGACACGTCTCTTAGCATTCATGGTTAACTTTCAGAATTCAACGAGACACTCACCTGTACCACATAACCCCTATTCTGCACTCCCCTAA
- the crcB gene encoding putative fluoride ion transporter CrcB (Evidence 3 : Putative function from multiple computational evidences) has translation MGRILLVGLGGSIGSVLRYAVADYVQQTTRGAEFPYGTLTVNVVGCFVIGFLSQLVDMRGILTAEVRAFFFVGVLGGFTTFSSFGNESMNLFRAGEDVLAFANVGAHVLFGLGAVWLGRIVVHMVYR, from the coding sequence ATGGGTAGAATACTCTTGGTGGGTCTGGGGGGGTCTATCGGCTCGGTTCTCCGCTATGCAGTTGCTGATTATGTTCAGCAAACCACAAGGGGTGCCGAGTTTCCATACGGCACGCTGACCGTTAATGTAGTTGGTTGTTTTGTTATTGGCTTTCTTTCGCAACTCGTGGATATGCGTGGAATCCTCACCGCCGAGGTGCGTGCCTTCTTTTTTGTTGGGGTGCTGGGCGGGTTTACCACATTTTCATCTTTTGGCAATGAGAGCATGAATCTCTTCCGTGCTGGTGAGGATGTTCTTGCGTTTGCCAACGTTGGGGCACATGTTTTGTTTGGTCTCGGCGCGGTGTGGTTAGGCCGTATTGTGGTCCACATGGTGTATCGCTAA